A region of Lycium ferocissimum isolate CSIRO_LF1 unplaced genomic scaffold, AGI_CSIRO_Lferr_CH_V1 ctg3952, whole genome shotgun sequence DNA encodes the following proteins:
- the LOC132044240 gene encoding uncharacterized protein LOC132044240 isoform X1 — translation MELPVIDLAPYLENSSLDSEIESVCLEVSRTLRETGALLVKDPRCTAEDNDRFIDMMEKYFQQPEEFKRLQERPHLHYQVGVTPEGVEVPRSLVDEEMKEKLKAMPKEYQPSSPSGPDRKWRYMWRVGPRPKITRFKELNSEPVIPEGFPEWKSTMDSWGYKMISAIESVAEMAAIGFGLSKDAFTSLMQQGPHLLAPTGSDLRAYGKEGTVFAGYHYDLNFLTIHGRSRFPGLSIWLRNGRKMEVKVPVGCLLIQAGKQIEWLTAGECMAGMHEVVVTNRTTDAIKRALEQNCSLWRVSSTLFAHMASDAVLKPLGHFSDSPLASKYPPICAGEFVEHELAVINLKGNKGA, via the exons ATGGAGCTTCCGGTAATCGATCTGGCACCCTATCTGGAAAATTCATCTTTGGATTCGGAAATAGAGAGTGTGTGCTTGGAGGTGAGTCGAACCCTAAGAGAGACTGGAGCTTTACTGGTGAAGGATCCCAGGTGCACCGCTGAAGATAATGATAGGTTCATTGATATGATGGAAAAATACTTCCAACAACCTGAAGAGTTTAAGCGTCTTCAGGAGCGTCCTCATCTACACTATCAg GTCGGGGTGACACCTGAAGGAGTTGAAGTCCCGCGTAGCCTGGTTGatgaggaaatgaaagagaagctCAAAGCAATGCCTAAAGAATATCAACCATCTAGTCCATCTGGACCAGATCGTAAATGGAGATACATGTGGAGAGTTGGTCCCCGTCCAAAGATTACCCGTTTTAAG GAACTGAATTCAGAGCCAGTAATACCCGAGGGCTTTCCTGAATGGAAATCTACTATGGATTCATGGGGATATAAGATGATATCTGCTATAGAG TCCGTTGCTGAAATGGCTGCTATTGGTTTTGGTCTCTCAAAGGATGCATTCACTTCCCTTATGCAGCAG GGACCACATCTGCTTGCTCCAACGGGAAGCGACCTGAGGGCTTATGGCAAAGAGGGAACGGTATTTGCAGGATACCACTATGACCTGAACTTCCTCACAATTCATGGGAGAAGTCGATTTCCCGGACTAAGTATTTGGCTTAGAAATGGGCGAAAAATGGAAGTGAAGGTTCCTGTAGGATGCCTCCTTATTCAGGCAGGAAAGCAG ATAGAATGGTTGACAGCTGGAGAATGCATGGCTGGCATGCATGAAGTTGTTGTAACTAATAGGACCACTGATGCAATTAAACGAGCTCTGGAGCAAAACTGTAGTCTGTGGAGAGTATCCTCTACG CTATTTGCACACATGGCATCAGATGCAGTGCTAAAACCTTTAGGGCATTTTTCAGACAGTCCTCTTGCAAGCAAGTATCCTCCCATTTGTGCCGGTGAATTTGTTGAACATGAGCTTGCTGTCATAAATCTTAAAGGTAATAAAGGAGCTTGA
- the LOC132044240 gene encoding uncharacterized protein LOC132044240 isoform X2 — protein sequence MELPVIDLAPYLENSSLDSEIESVCLEVSRTLRETGALLVKDPRCTAEDNDRFIDMMEKYFQQPEEFKRLQERPHLHYQELNSEPVIPEGFPEWKSTMDSWGYKMISAIESVAEMAAIGFGLSKDAFTSLMQQGPHLLAPTGSDLRAYGKEGTVFAGYHYDLNFLTIHGRSRFPGLSIWLRNGRKMEVKVPVGCLLIQAGKQIEWLTAGECMAGMHEVVVTNRTTDAIKRALEQNCSLWRVSSTLFAHMASDAVLKPLGHFSDSPLASKYPPICAGEFVEHELAVINLKGNKGA from the exons ATGGAGCTTCCGGTAATCGATCTGGCACCCTATCTGGAAAATTCATCTTTGGATTCGGAAATAGAGAGTGTGTGCTTGGAGGTGAGTCGAACCCTAAGAGAGACTGGAGCTTTACTGGTGAAGGATCCCAGGTGCACCGCTGAAGATAATGATAGGTTCATTGATATGATGGAAAAATACTTCCAACAACCTGAAGAGTTTAAGCGTCTTCAGGAGCGTCCTCATCTACACTATCAg GAACTGAATTCAGAGCCAGTAATACCCGAGGGCTTTCCTGAATGGAAATCTACTATGGATTCATGGGGATATAAGATGATATCTGCTATAGAG TCCGTTGCTGAAATGGCTGCTATTGGTTTTGGTCTCTCAAAGGATGCATTCACTTCCCTTATGCAGCAG GGACCACATCTGCTTGCTCCAACGGGAAGCGACCTGAGGGCTTATGGCAAAGAGGGAACGGTATTTGCAGGATACCACTATGACCTGAACTTCCTCACAATTCATGGGAGAAGTCGATTTCCCGGACTAAGTATTTGGCTTAGAAATGGGCGAAAAATGGAAGTGAAGGTTCCTGTAGGATGCCTCCTTATTCAGGCAGGAAAGCAG ATAGAATGGTTGACAGCTGGAGAATGCATGGCTGGCATGCATGAAGTTGTTGTAACTAATAGGACCACTGATGCAATTAAACGAGCTCTGGAGCAAAACTGTAGTCTGTGGAGAGTATCCTCTACG CTATTTGCACACATGGCATCAGATGCAGTGCTAAAACCTTTAGGGCATTTTTCAGACAGTCCTCTTGCAAGCAAGTATCCTCCCATTTGTGCCGGTGAATTTGTTGAACATGAGCTTGCTGTCATAAATCTTAAAGGTAATAAAGGAGCTTGA